The genomic stretch GAAGGTATTGATGACATTATTGATATCGTCACAATGAATGTAATCCCAAATGCTTTTATCGATTAATTCCTCCGGTTTGTAGCCTAAAACCCTTTCTACAGAAGGACTTTCGTACCGTATTTTTCCATCGCTACCGACGACTGTAATAATGTCTAAACCATTTTCAATTAGGGAACGAAACCGTTCTTCGTTTTCTCGCAAAGCTTGTTCTGTTTTGCGTCTGATGCGCCGCTCTTGGGCTTCGCGCAATTCGCGCTCGATCGCAGGCACCAGTCGCGCTAGCTTGCCTTTCGTCAAATAGTCGTGGGCTCCTGCTTTCATGGCAGCTACTGCCACATCTTCGCCAATAGTGCCCGAAACGATAATAAAAGGCAAGTCCAGCCCTTTTTCTTTCAATAAATTCAACGCAGCGGGAGCGCTAAAACGGGGTAGGGAGTAGTCAGCGATCGCGACATCCCACTCCTGTTGCTCTAGCGCTGCACTCATAGCGGTAGGCGTATCCACCCGTTCGTATATAACGGCATAACCGCCCTTCTCCAGCTCGTACACCAGTAACTCAGCATCGTCTTCTGAGTCCTCTATTACCAAAACACGCAGCGAAAAATTAGCCATTACGTTGACAGTGCTTTGTTTAAAAATAGCCAGTATAACCCCATATGCCTTACAGCTTCAATAAATTGAAGATAATCTACTGGTTTGCGAATGTAGCTATTACAACCTAAGTCATAACTTTTTATGATATCCTCCTGTTCGATCGATGTTGTAAGAATAACTACAGGAATGAATTTTGTGCGCTCGTCGGTACGCAGTCGGCGTAACACTTCCAGACCATCCATTTTAGGTAGCTTCAAATCCAGCAGCACTACCGCTGGTTTGAAGCTGACATCGCGGTTTGCGTATGCACCCATACCAAGTAGATAATCCAGTGCTTCTGCCCCATCCCGTACTACCATCACCTCCCCCAAAAGGTTGCTCTCCTCGAAAGCTAGCAAAGTTAACTCTTCATCATCTGGATTATCTTCTACTAATAAGATTTTTTTGTGATTCACATCCTTCTCTCAATTGATAATTGGTAATAGTTGACTTTTGACTGAGGCAAGAGGGCGTCGGGCTAGGGGTTAGGGGAAAGGGAAATTTTGACTTTTGACTTTTGACTTTTTTAGCCCCTAGTTTTGGCTAAAGCGTAAAGTAGAAAGTTGCACCTCGATCGACTGCGGCTATTGCCCACACTCGACCGCCGTGTCGGTGAACGATGCGCTGTGTTGTTGCCAGCCCAATGCCTGTGCCGGGAAACTCAGCTGTGTTGTGAAGACGTTGAAAAGCACCGAAGAGTTTGTCGGCGTAAGCCATATCGAAACCAGCACCGCTATCGCGCACAAAGTAGGCCATTTGGCCATCCGGTTGTATTTCGCATCCGAACTCTATGTGCGATCGTATACCCTTGGAGGTAAATTTCCAGGCATTGTTAAGCAAATTTTCCATAACGACTCGCAATAGCCGCGCATCTGCCTGGGCAACAAGTCCTTCTGCAATCTGCCATTCCACTTGACGCTGCGGCTGTGTCTCTTGAAGTTCTTGGCAAATGCTTTTGGCTAGAGCGCTCAGATCGACTTGCGTGCGGTGCATTTCGCTGCGGGTCACCCTAGACAAAGTTAGCAAATCGTCGATCAGTTCCGCCATCCGCTGGCTACCCGCACGCACCCGTTGCAGGTAATGTTTGCCTTTCTCATCCAACTTATCCGCATATCGTTCTAGTAATGCCTGACTGAAGCCATCAATACTTCGCAATGGCGCACGCAAATCATGAGAAACTGAGTAAGAAAAAGCTTCGAGTTCTTTATTCGCCGCTTCCAGTTGTGCGGTTCTTTCAATTACCCGCTTCTCTAATTCTTCATTGAGTTTGATAATTTCCTGTTCGGCTCGTTTCCGCTCTGTGATGTCTCGGCTAATTGTGGCGATCGCTATTGGTTTACCTGTTTTTGCATCCGCGATCCTGAAAGCATTTTTCTGTACTATTATTGGCTCATTATTTTGAAAATTTCTAAACCTATATTCACCTTCCCAACGTCCGTTTTTAATAATTGCCGGTAACACCCTCTCCATATAATCGCAGATATCTTCTTTCATCAAAAAATCGAATACCACTGTTCTCTTAGCTTCTTCTATATTATTTATACCCACCAGTCTTTGACCCGCATCGTTCAGGAATATTATTTTTCCATCCAGAGAAGCTAAGGCAATATAATCAGAACTATTTTCTAGCAATGATATTAACTGCTGTCGTTCTTTTTCAGCTTGCTTGCGCTCGGTAATATTTTGCATCATCACCATGCCAGAAACAACTTCGACTGACTCATTTTTTACGGGTAACGTATGTACGAGATAGATGCGATTGGCAAAAAATATTTCTGAGACTGTCTCTTTTCCATCTAGTGCTGCTTGATACATTGGTTCGGCAATTTCGCAAAATTTAGGCGGGAATATTTCCCAAAGTGTCTTGCCTTCCAAGGATTTTTTGGAAAGACCGATCGAAGCCAGTTCCGTACCTTCGGCAATTGTATAGGTGAGGTCGCGATCGAACAAGGCAACCGTACCGTTTGGAAAATTTCTGGCTAATGTTTTGTATAGTTCCTCACTTTTTCTTAGCGCTTCCAGAGCCTCTTCGCGTTCTTTTAATATCTGGGCATTTTCTAACGCTACTGCCGCACTGGCAGCCAAACCTTGCAGTACTGTAACGTCATTACTATCGAATGGACGACGCTCTGCTTTGTTGTGCAATTCCAAACAACCTATCAATTCACCTCTACGATTAAAAATTGGCATATTTACAATGTTATAAAATGCGAATTCTTGGTACATCTGGGGGAGGACGTGCGGATCGTTATTGGGAGCGTTAGAAATGTAATGTTCCCTTGTTTCCATTACCCTACCCGGAACACCAACTCCTCGCGAAAATACTATATTTATAGGTCGAATTTTTTCATTTTCGCGGTACTCGTTAAAAACCATTTCACCTTGGTTAATCAAGCCATAAGTACCCGCTCCTGCTTCGACTAATTCCATTGCTGAAGCAACTAAACTTCCCATAACAACTGGTATTTCGAGCGCTAAGTTTAGCTGATGAATAGCGCGGCAGAGAATCTCCAATTGGCGAGTACGCCTCAACAAATGTGATTCTATCCGCTCGTAATCGGGGTTAGGTCTTTCCAGATCTCGATCCATCATAAGTGCTTTATTTATTCAATCAGTTGCAGGCTGATTTGAGCTTTACTACTAACTAT from Aerosakkonema funiforme FACHB-1375 encodes the following:
- a CDS encoding response regulator, translated to MNHKKILLVEDNPDDEELTLLAFEESNLLGEVMVVRDGAEALDYLLGMGAYANRDVSFKPAVVLLDLKLPKMDGLEVLRRLRTDERTKFIPVVILTTSIEQEDIIKSYDLGCNSYIRKPVDYLQFIEAVRHMGLYWLFLNKALST
- a CDS encoding PAS domain-containing protein, with amino-acid sequence MMDRDLERPNPDYERIESHLLRRTRQLEILCRAIHQLNLALEIPVVMGSLVASAMELVEAGAGTYGLINQGEMVFNEYRENEKIRPINIVFSRGVGVPGRVMETREHYISNAPNNDPHVLPQMYQEFAFYNIVNMPIFNRRGELIGCLELHNKAERRPFDSNDVTVLQGLAASAAVALENAQILKEREEALEALRKSEELYKTLARNFPNGTVALFDRDLTYTIAEGTELASIGLSKKSLEGKTLWEIFPPKFCEIAEPMYQAALDGKETVSEIFFANRIYLVHTLPVKNESVEVVSGMVMMQNITERKQAEKERQQLISLLENSSDYIALASLDGKIIFLNDAGQRLVGINNIEEAKRTVVFDFLMKEDICDYMERVLPAIIKNGRWEGEYRFRNFQNNEPIIVQKNAFRIADAKTGKPIAIATISRDITERKRAEQEIIKLNEELEKRVIERTAQLEAANKELEAFSYSVSHDLRAPLRSIDGFSQALLERYADKLDEKGKHYLQRVRAGSQRMAELIDDLLTLSRVTRSEMHRTQVDLSALAKSICQELQETQPQRQVEWQIAEGLVAQADARLLRVVMENLLNNAWKFTSKGIRSHIEFGCEIQPDGQMAYFVRDSGAGFDMAYADKLFGAFQRLHNTAEFPGTGIGLATTQRIVHRHGGRVWAIAAVDRGATFYFTL